The Plasmodium yoelii strain 17X genome assembly, chromosome: 4 genome has a window encoding:
- a CDS encoding fam-b protein — MRISILKYVLFSIIICFFEYAPNELCLERDVINFRNNRILADADNRFDLNSFYQSTLSLANQLNDYNDDDEEIIYIRNAINSHIKKHKESNTLPDLNNVDKKTKKLINELRTELEEVKKELDNKRNSEIAIQPIQDKRITKKDENISVSEYEDFNKLENEENFLESEDDNFEDEYNKIKSSNNYKKFKINGKIKKHEKKLFKKMMIFMVSQFLIVASGAWYLGILFIPYTFSIVKKCWKLLNFRFKLKKVPR; from the exons ATGAGAATtagtattttaaaatatgttcttttttcaattattatttgtttttttgaatatgcCCCAAAT GAATTATGCCTTGAAAGAGATGTAATAAACTTTAGAAATAATAGGATATTAGCAGATGCAGATAACCGATTCGATTTAAATAGTTTTTATCAATCAACGTTGAGTCTTGCAAATCAACTTAATGACTACAATGATGATGACgaagaaattatatatattcgaAATGCTATAAATTCACATATAAAGAAGCATAAAGAAAGTAATACACTACCcgatttaaataatgtagataaaaaaactaaaaagtTAATTAATGAACTTCGGACAGAATTAGAAGAAGTAAAAAAAGAGCTTGATAATAAAAGGAATAGCGAAATAGCAATACAACCGATACAAGACAAAagaataacaaaaaaagatgaaaatatttcTGTATCAGAATATGAAGACTTTAATAAATtggaaaatgaagaaaatttCTTGGAGAGTGAAGATGACAATTTTGaagatgaatataataaaattaaatcaagtaataattataagaaatttaaaattaatggaaagataaaaaaacatgaaaaaaaactatttaaGAAGATGATGATATTTATGGTATCACAATTTTTGATAGTGGCATCAGGAGCGTGGTACTTAGGAATACTATTTATACCGTATACGTTTTCCATAGTTAAGAAATGTTggaaattattaaattttcgctttaaattaaaaaaagtacCAAGATAA